The Starkeya sp. ORNL1 DNA window TTGCAGTCCATCATGCCCGCGCCGGTCTTCTCGCGCAGCTCCTTCACCATGCCCGCGGTGATGTTGGCCATGTCACTTCCTCGCACGAATTAATGTGTCATTCGAAAGCACGGCCGGCCGGAGGGTTCCGGGCCGGCCGTGCCTAGTGTTACGTAGGGCTAGATCACGCTAAATTGGATCTGGTCGATCCAATTTCAAGTAACGCGCTCCAAGCCCCCTGCCGCCTGAAGTCCGAGCCGGTCACTCGACTTCGGCGGTGAGTTCCTTCGCCTGGGCGATCCAGCCATCGACGCGGCCGGGCAAGCCCACTTCTTCGCCGATGCGGTGCGCATCCTGCGGATCGAGCGAGGCGATCTGCGAGAAGTGGAAGATGCCGAGATCGGTCAGCTTCTTCTCGATCGCCGGCGACACGCCGGTGAGCTTCTTCAGGTCGTCGGCAATGCCGCGCGGGCCGGAGAGCGGCTCGAAGCCGTGCCACTGCGGCTCGCCGGAAGGAAGATCCTCCATCAGCGGGGCTTCCGCGGCGCCGAGGTCGACGCCGATGTCGCCCTGGGCGCGGCCGATACCGTCAATGGCGGCACGGGCGACGAGGTCGCAATAGAGGTTGATCGCGCGGCCGGCGTCGTCATTGCCGGGAACCGGGAAGGCGATGCCGTCCGGATCGCAATTGGTGTCGAGGATGGCCGCGACCGGGATGCCGAGGCGGCGGGCCTCGGCGACGGCGAGGTCTTCCTTATTGGTGTCGATCACGAACAACAGGTCCGGCAGGCCGCCCATGTCGCGAATGCCGCCAAGCGCGCGGTCGAGCTTCTCGCGCTCGCGCTGGAGCGTCAGGCGCTCCTTCTTGGTGTAGCCGACGCCTTCACCGGCCGCGAGCACTTCCTCGAGCTTCTTCAGCCGGGCGATGGAGTGCGAAATGGTCTTCCAGTTGGTCAGCATGCCGCCGAGCCAACGGGAATTCACATAATACTGCGCCGAGCGCTTGGCCGCGTCGGCGACCGCATCGGCCGCCTGGCGCTTGGTGCCGACGAACAGCACGCGGCCGCCGCGGGCCACGGTGTCGGACACCGCCTGCAGCGCACGGTGCAGCGAGGGCACCGTCTGGGCGAGGTCGATGATGTGGATGTTGTTGCGGGTGCCGAAGATGAAGGGAGCCATCTTCGGGTTCCAGCGGTGGGCCTGATGGCCGAAGTGCACGCCAGCTTCCAAAAGCTGACGCATGCTGTAATCAGGGAGTGCCATTGTCGTCTCTCTTCCGGTTGAGCCTCCGCGGACGAACGCCGGACCGAGGAATTTCGGTCGCGGCACCGGAACGGCCGTATGGTGCACCTGATTTAAGACGCTGCTTCAGCCCGAAGGGCTTGGTCCAGCCATAGGTCAGGGACACCCGGCCGCAGTCCGCGTGCGGGATGGCGCGGCTTATAAGCGAGGAGTCGCCTTGGTGCAAGGTGTGGACAGCGCGCAAGACAGAGGCGACCGGCTCGCAATTCGATGAGCTCGAAGGAACCACCTTTCCAGCCTCATTCCCGGGCTTGACCCGCGGATCCAGACTTCGATGGGGTGCATGCGGCGCGGCTGGATCCCCGGGTCAAGCCCGGGGATGAGGGACTGTTGGAGATTGTCCGCTCACAGATCGAGCGCCGCAGTCAGGTCGCCCATCGGGGGTTCGCTGTGCGCGGCGAGCGCCTTGTCGCGCTCGATCAGGCCTGGCAGCACCGGCAAGCGCCAGCGGGTGGTGATGAAGCGCAGGATCGATGTCGTGTCGTACTGCGTGTGGTCAACGAAGCCCTTCCTGGCGAAAGGCGAGACGATAAGCGCCGGAATGCGGGAGCCGGGACCCCAGCGGTCGGCCTTGGGCGGCGCGACATGGTCCCAGAACCCGCCATTCTCATCATAGGTCACCACCACCAGCATGTGCTCCCATTGCGGGCTCTTCTCCAGATGGGCGATGAGATCGGCGATGTGCGCGTCGCCGGCACCGACCGAGGCATAGCCGGCATGTTGGTTGAGGTTGCCCTGCGGCTTGTAGAAGGTCACCGCGGGCAGCT harbors:
- a CDS encoding 30S ribosomal protein S2, translated to MALPDYSMRQLLEAGVHFGHQAHRWNPKMAPFIFGTRNNIHIIDLAQTVPSLHRALQAVSDTVARGGRVLFVGTKRQAADAVADAAKRSAQYYVNSRWLGGMLTNWKTISHSIARLKKLEEVLAAGEGVGYTKKERLTLQREREKLDRALGGIRDMGGLPDLLFVIDTNKEDLAVAEARRLGIPVAAILDTNCDPDGIAFPVPGNDDAGRAINLYCDLVARAAIDGIGRAQGDIGVDLGAAEAPLMEDLPSGEPQWHGFEPLSGPRGIADDLKKLTGVSPAIEKKLTDLGIFHFSQIASLDPQDAHRIGEEVGLPGRVDGWIAQAKELTAEVE